In Apostichopus japonicus isolate 1M-3 chromosome 5, ASM3797524v1, whole genome shotgun sequence, a single window of DNA contains:
- the LOC139967925 gene encoding uncharacterized protein gives MARIFAISDIHVDNLNNMYFVERLSFKKYQNDVLLLAGDVTHDLHKLKSTLLLLKKKFKEVVFVPGNHDIWIREVDSWETSIGKFHRIIRMCKNINVKTDPFEVTLLDNTTVWIVPLFSWYSTPEEDADDTLYIFDPSIKTPKRDLSNKMWMDHHYCVWPDDMTETPAKYFGDLNSDRCDVIYDAPVVTISHMVPRRELILADSDDNQKTSEEKRRRGLTTLIEGRQGAAKSFNFTRFAGSQTIENQLRQVGAAIHVYGHQHRNRDRCIEGVRYISHCLGSTGEQQKGLITGMDEWKGPKQILPSPSQ, from the exons ATGGCGCGAATCTTCGCCATATCCGACATCCACGTAGATAATCTGAACAACATGTATTTCGTGGAAAGACTCTCTTTCAAAAAATACCAAAACGATGTTCTTCTGTTAGCCGGTGACGTCACACACGATTTGCATAAATTGAAGTCAACCCTTTTACTACTCAAGAAGAAATTTAAGGAAGTTGTATTTGTACCCg GTAATCATGACATCTGGATACGTGAAGTCGACAGCTGGGAGACATCTATTGGCAAATTTCATCGTATTATACGAATGTGTAAGAACATTAATGTCAAGACAGACCCCTTTGAAGTAACACTGCTGGATAATACAACAGTATGGATTGTTCCACTATTCTCATG GTATTCAACTCCGGAAGAGGACGCAGACGACACCCTTTACATCTTTGATCCTTCGATAAAAACTCCTAAGAGAGACCTTTCAAACAAAATGTGGATGGATCATCATTACTGCGTATGGCCAGACGACATGACCGAAACTCCCGCcaaatattttggtgatttGAATTCTGATCGATGTGACGTAATATACGATGCTCCCGTGGTTACCATTAGTCACATGGTCCCTCGTCGTGAGCTTATTCTCG CTGATTCAGATGATAATCAAAAGACATCTGAGGAAAAACGGCGACGAGGACTCACGACTCTAATTGAAGGCCGACAAGGAGCGGCTAAAAGTTTCAACTTTACTCGCTTCGCCGGATCACAAACCATCGAAAACCAACTCAGACAGGTTGGAGCTGCGATTCATGTCTATGGCCACCAACACAGAAACCGTGACAGATGCATTGAGGGCGTCAGATATATTTCTCACTGCTTAGGGTCCACAGGTGAACAACAGAAGGGTCTCATCACTGGAATGGACGAATGGAAAGGACCCAAACAAATACTACCCAGCCCTAGTCAGTGA
- the LOC139967928 gene encoding PACRG-like protein → MSSRSTAIGKSRGKEVAGKSGQSSGAMAGDSRVAKKHGRPSDRLNPKTIDPFKDNWKPKSGFESVYVSGGLPCRLVHGSVKHKLQWDSDPEGLEFDPLLVTLAEGLKEYKHPYQFVAQQGFKELLDVEDAGEKALPLLNQIITPLRTALTSTKQSVYEGALSALAQLSSAVGPHLCPHLKSFLSYLSKGLMDKRYKEQIYSTLQHIEQACGKESLPIIKNKIPTYTSVIT, encoded by the exons ATGTCTTCAAGGAGTACTGCAATAGGAAAGTCTAGAGGTAAAGAAGTGGCTGGGAAAAGTGGTCAGTCATCGGGAGCCATGGCTGGGGATTCTAGAGTTGCCAAGAAACACGGAAGACCATCTGATAGACTTAATCCTAAAACAATCGATCCT TTCAAAGACAACTGGAAGCCCAAGTCAGGGTTTGAATCTGTTTATGTCAGTGGTGGATTACCATGCAG ATTGGTTCATGGATCAGTCAAACATAAACTGCAATGGGATTCTGATCCAGAAGGACTCGAATTTGATCCTTTGCTGGTGACCTTAGCTGAG GGCTTGAAGGAATACAAACACCCATACCAATTTGTGGCTCAACAAGGATTTAAGGAGCTGTTAGATGTTGAAGATGCTGGGGAGAAGGCGCTACCATTGTTGAATCAAATCATAACACCATTACGCACTGCATTA ACGTCAACGAAACAGTCGGTATATGAGGGCGCTCTGTCAGCACTCGCTCAGCTCAGCTCTGCTGTAGGCCCTCACCTTTGCCCCCACTTGAAGTCATTTCTCAGCTAT CTGTCTAAAGGCTTGATGGACAAGAGATACAAAGAACAGATTTATTCAACTCTTCAACACATTGAACAGGCCTGTGGAAAG gAAAGCCTCCCAATCATCAAAAATAAGATTCCAACCTACACATCTGTGATAACCTGA